The Listeria cossartiae subsp. cossartiae nucleotide sequence TCTATTAATTTCCGGCTATTATACTGCTTCTTCTCAACTAAAAAAATTAATTAACTGTTTGGAGGCTGCTAAATAATCCAAGAAAAAGTTGCTTAACGTATAACCCAATACAATAGAAATAATCACAAATAGTAATCTAGCTTGTGTTACATGATTTTTCTTGATGAATTTCTCATAGTTAATGGCTTGTAATGCCCAGAAAGTAATAACTATAAATAGTAAATGTGAAATGATGATGACATATGGTGATTCCATAATAATATTATACATGTGTTCGCTCCTCATATTTCGCTACTACTCATTTTAACAAATACTGCTAGGAAAAAACAGTTAATGCACTTATGAGTATATAAAAAAACTTCCTGACACGGTGGCCAGGAAGTGAGATGACTATTAATTGTGTTCTTTTGCGTGAATTCTGTTGATAGCTCTTTGTAGTGCAAGGCGAGCCATTACTTCGTCCACTTTTTGTTCTTTTGCTCGGCTAAGTTCGTCTTCTGCGCGTTCTTTTGCCTTTTCAGCGCGATCAATGTCAATATCTTGTTCGCGTTCGGCAGTATCTGCGAGAATATTAACTTCTTCGCCGTTTACTTCCATAAAGCCACCATTGACAGCGACCCATTCCTCACCAGACTCTACTTTTAAGCGAACGATGTCGATTTTAAGAGGAGCGACTAGTGGAACATGGCCAGGTAAAATACCGAGTTCACCTGCTTTTGTTCTAGCAATAACCATTTGAGCAACGCCTTCATAAACAGGGCCGTCTGGAGTAACAATACTAACATTTAATGAACCCATACGTATTTCCTCCTGTTTTTATCAGACTTCAACGCCCATGTCTTTTGCTTTTTC carries:
- a CDS encoding DUF1146 family protein, which codes for MYNIIMESPYVIIISHLLFIVITFWALQAINYEKFIKKNHVTQARLLFVIISIVLGYTLSNFFLDYLAASKQLINFFS
- a CDS encoding F0F1 ATP synthase subunit epsilon: MGSLNVSIVTPDGPVYEGVAQMVIARTKAGELGILPGHVPLVAPLKIDIVRLKVESGEEWVAVNGGFMEVNGEEVNILADTAEREQDIDIDRAEKAKERAEDELSRAKEQKVDEVMARLALQRAINRIHAKEHN